In Phreatobacter stygius, a genomic segment contains:
- the rpsG gene encoding 30S ribosomal protein S7, translating to MSRRHRAEKREIIPDAKYGNVVLTKFMNSVMYEGKKSAAEQIVYGAFDIIEAKTKQEPLTVFQSALENVMPAIEVRSRRVGGATYQVPVEVRPDRRQALAIRWLIQAARSRNDKTMVDKLSAELLDASNNRGNAVKKREDTHKMAEANRAFSHYRW from the coding sequence ATGTCGCGTCGTCACCGGGCAGAGAAGCGGGAAATCATCCCGGACGCCAAGTACGGGAACGTCGTGCTGACCAAGTTCATGAACTCGGTCATGTACGAAGGCAAGAAGTCCGCCGCCGAACAGATCGTCTATGGCGCTTTCGATATCATCGAAGCCAAGACGAAGCAGGAGCCGCTGACGGTGTTTCAGTCGGCTCTCGAGAACGTCATGCCGGCGATCGAGGTTCGGTCGCGGCGTGTCGGCGGCGCCACCTATCAGGTGCCGGTCGAGGTTCGCCCCGATCGCCGTCAGGCGCTGGCGATCCGCTGGCTGATCCAGGCTGCGCGGTCGCGCAACGACAAGACCATGGTCGACAAGCTCTCGGCTGAGCTTCTCGATGCCTCAAACAACCGCGGCAACGCGGTGAAGAAGCGCGAAGACACGCACAAGATGGCGGAAGCCAATCGCGCCTTCTCGCACTACCGCTGGTAA
- the rpoC gene encoding DNA-directed RNA polymerase subunit beta': MNQEVANLFNPTTQPATFDQIKISIASPEKILSWSFGEIKKPETINYRTFKPERDGLFCARIFGPIKDYECLCGKYKRMKYKGIICEKCGVEVTLSRVRRERMGHIELAAPVAHIWFLKSLPSRIGLLLDMPLKDLERILYFEYYVVLEPGLTALKERQLLSEEEYIRAQDEYGDDSFTAMIGAEAIRELLRGLDLEKLAADTRKEISEATTELKPKKLAKRLKIIEAFIQSGNKPEWMILTVVPVIPPDLRPLVPLDGGRFATSDLNDLYRRVINRNNRLKRLIELRAPDIIIRNEKRMLQEAVDALFDNGRRGRVITGANKRPLKSLADMLKGKQGRFRQNLLGKRVDYSGRSVIVVGPEMKLHQCGLPKKMALELFKPFIYARLDAKGLSATVKQAKKLVEKERPEVWDILDEVIREHPVLLNRAPTLHRLGIQAFEPVLIEGKAIQLHPLVCSAFNADFDGDQMAVHVPLSLEAQLEARVLMMSTNNILHPANGAPIIVPSQDIVLGLYYVSLMSDGMPGQGKAFANIGELEHALAQKVVTLHTKIRYRWEGLDADGNEVRRMYDTTPGRVLLGQLLPRSTKVPFDAANKLMTKKEISAMIDTVYRHCGQKESVIFCDRIMALGFYHAYKAGISFGKDDMVVPDNKWPIVEETRSLTKDYEQQYLDGLITFGEKYNKVVDAWAKCSDRLAQEMMGRISAVQKDENGQDKPINSIYMMSHSGARGSPTQMRQLAAMRGLMAKPSGEIIETPIISNFKEGLSVMEYFNSTHGARKGLADTALKTANSGYLTRRLVDVAQDCIITEVDCHTDKGIGMRAIVDAGQVVATLGHRILGRSAAVTVTDPSSGAVLVEAGRMILEKDVEAITAAGIQEVKIRSVLTCETKVGVCGQCYGRDLARGTPVNIGEAVGVIAAQSIGEPGTQLTMRTFHIGGAAQVVDTSFIEATFEGTIRIRNRSIVKNSDGELIVMGRNMAVIIVDADGSERATHRIQYGAKLRVDEGSKVKRGQRIAEWDPYTRPIITEIDGILGFEDLVDGQSIAETTDESTGFTKRIVIDWRTSTRSADLKPALVIKDSNGKIQKLPRGTDARYALAVEAVISADAGAQVYAGDVIARIPLESAKTRDITGGLPRVAELFEARRPKDAAIIAEVSGVVRFGKDYKQKRRLTIEPFEAELDAAEYLIPKGKHIHLQDGDEVQKGDFIVDGNPAPHDILAIKGVEELAAYLVNEIQEVYRLQGVVINDKHIEVIVRQMLQKVEVTDPGDTDLIQGDQVDQTELEEANEAIKDDKNKKPASGVPVLLGITKASLQTRSFISAASFQETTRVLTEAAVNGKSDTLEGLKENVIVGRLIPAGTGATMSRIREIATKRDDLILDEKQKSASASVQAGAAPAELAAIEAPQS, encoded by the coding sequence ATGAACCAAGAGGTCGCGAATCTCTTCAATCCGACGACGCAGCCGGCCACTTTCGATCAGATCAAGATCTCGATCGCGAGCCCGGAAAAGATCCTGTCGTGGTCGTTCGGCGAAATCAAAAAGCCCGAGACGATCAACTACCGCACCTTCAAGCCGGAGCGAGACGGGTTGTTCTGCGCCCGCATCTTCGGGCCGATCAAGGACTACGAGTGCTTGTGCGGCAAGTACAAGCGGATGAAGTACAAGGGCATCATCTGCGAGAAGTGCGGCGTCGAGGTCACCCTGTCGCGCGTGCGCCGCGAGCGCATGGGCCATATCGAGCTGGCCGCTCCGGTCGCCCATATCTGGTTCCTGAAGTCGCTGCCGAGCCGCATCGGCCTGTTGCTCGACATGCCGCTGAAGGATCTCGAGCGGATCCTCTATTTTGAATATTACGTCGTCCTCGAGCCGGGCCTGACCGCCCTCAAGGAGCGCCAGCTCCTGTCCGAGGAAGAATATATCCGCGCCCAGGACGAATACGGCGACGACAGCTTCACCGCCATGATCGGCGCCGAGGCGATCCGCGAGCTGCTGCGCGGCCTGGACCTGGAGAAGCTCGCCGCCGATACCCGCAAGGAGATCTCGGAGGCCACCACCGAGCTGAAGCCGAAGAAGCTCGCCAAGCGCCTGAAGATCATCGAGGCCTTCATCCAGTCGGGCAACAAGCCGGAATGGATGATCCTGACGGTCGTGCCGGTGATCCCGCCGGACCTGCGCCCGCTGGTGCCGCTGGACGGCGGCCGCTTCGCCACCTCGGATCTGAACGACCTCTACCGCCGCGTCATCAACCGCAACAACCGCCTGAAGCGGCTGATCGAGCTGCGCGCGCCCGACATCATCATCCGCAACGAGAAGCGCATGCTTCAGGAAGCGGTCGATGCCCTGTTCGACAACGGCCGCCGCGGCCGCGTCATCACGGGCGCCAACAAGCGCCCGCTGAAGTCGCTCGCCGACATGCTGAAGGGCAAGCAGGGCCGGTTCCGCCAGAACCTGCTCGGCAAGCGCGTCGACTATTCCGGCCGCTCGGTCATCGTCGTCGGCCCGGAAATGAAGCTGCACCAGTGCGGCCTGCCGAAGAAGATGGCGCTCGAGCTGTTCAAGCCGTTCATCTATGCCCGGCTTGACGCCAAGGGCCTGTCGGCAACCGTCAAGCAGGCGAAGAAGCTGGTCGAGAAGGAGCGTCCGGAGGTCTGGGATATCCTCGACGAGGTCATCCGCGAACATCCGGTGTTGCTGAACCGCGCTCCGACCCTGCACCGCCTCGGCATCCAGGCCTTCGAGCCGGTGCTGATCGAGGGCAAGGCGATCCAGCTGCATCCGCTGGTCTGCTCGGCGTTCAACGCCGACTTCGACGGCGACCAGATGGCCGTGCACGTTCCGCTGTCGCTCGAAGCGCAGCTGGAAGCGCGCGTGCTGATGATGTCGACCAACAACATCCTGCATCCCGCCAACGGCGCGCCGATCATCGTGCCGTCGCAGGATATCGTGCTCGGCCTCTATTACGTGTCGCTGATGTCGGACGGCATGCCGGGCCAAGGCAAGGCCTTCGCCAATATCGGCGAGCTCGAGCACGCGCTGGCCCAGAAGGTCGTCACGCTGCACACCAAGATCCGCTACCGCTGGGAAGGTCTCGATGCCGACGGCAACGAGGTCCGCCGCATGTACGACACGACCCCTGGCCGGGTTCTGCTCGGCCAGCTCCTGCCGCGCTCCACCAAGGTCCCCTTCGACGCAGCCAACAAGCTGATGACGAAGAAGGAGATCTCGGCGATGATCGACACCGTCTACCGCCATTGCGGTCAGAAGGAATCGGTCATCTTCTGCGACCGGATCATGGCGCTCGGCTTCTACCACGCCTACAAGGCCGGCATTTCCTTCGGCAAGGACGACATGGTCGTGCCGGACAACAAGTGGCCGATCGTCGAAGAGACCCGCTCGCTCACCAAGGACTACGAGCAGCAATATCTCGACGGCCTGATCACCTTCGGCGAGAAATACAACAAGGTCGTGGACGCCTGGGCCAAGTGCTCGGATCGTCTGGCTCAGGAAATGATGGGCCGCATCTCGGCGGTCCAGAAGGACGAGAACGGCCAGGACAAGCCGATCAACTCGATCTACATGATGAGCCACTCGGGTGCCCGTGGTTCGCCGACCCAGATGCGCCAGCTCGCGGCGATGCGCGGTCTGATGGCCAAGCCCTCGGGCGAGATCATCGAAACCCCGATCATCTCGAACTTCAAGGAAGGCCTGTCCGTGATGGAGTACTTCAACTCCACCCACGGTGCCCGTAAGGGTCTGGCCGACACCGCCTTGAAGACGGCCAACTCGGGTTACCTGACCCGTCGTCTGGTCGACGTGGCGCAGGATTGCATCATCACCGAGGTCGACTGCCACACCGACAAGGGCATCGGCATGCGAGCGATCGTCGACGCCGGCCAGGTGGTGGCGACGCTCGGCCACCGCATCCTCGGCCGTTCGGCCGCCGTCACCGTCACCGACCCGTCGTCGGGCGCGGTGCTGGTGGAAGCCGGCCGGATGATCCTGGAGAAGGACGTCGAGGCGATCACCGCCGCCGGCATCCAGGAAGTGAAGATCCGCTCGGTGCTCACCTGCGAGACCAAGGTCGGTGTCTGCGGCCAGTGCTATGGCCGCGATCTCGCCCGCGGAACGCCGGTCAATATCGGCGAGGCTGTCGGCGTCATCGCCGCGCAGTCGATCGGCGAGCCGGGCACCCAGCTCACCATGCGCACGTTCCACATCGGCGGCGCCGCGCAGGTGGTCGACACCTCGTTCATCGAGGCGACCTTCGAGGGCACGATCCGGATCCGCAACCGGAGCATCGTGAAGAACTCCGACGGCGAACTCATCGTGATGGGCCGCAACATGGCGGTGATCATCGTCGATGCCGACGGCTCGGAACGCGCGACGCACCGTATCCAGTACGGCGCCAAGCTGAGGGTGGACGAGGGCTCCAAGGTGAAGCGCGGCCAGCGCATCGCCGAATGGGACCCCTATACCCGGCCGATCATCACCGAGATCGACGGTATCCTCGGCTTCGAGGACCTGGTCGACGGCCAGTCGATCGCCGAGACCACCGACGAGTCGACGGGCTTCACCAAGCGTATCGTCATCGACTGGCGGACCTCGACGCGCTCGGCCGACCTGAAGCCGGCGCTGGTGATCAAGGACTCGAACGGCAAGATCCAGAAGCTGCCGCGCGGGACCGATGCCCGCTACGCGCTGGCGGTGGAAGCGGTCATCTCGGCCGATGCCGGCGCGCAGGTCTATGCCGGCGACGTCATCGCCCGTATCCCGCTGGAAAGCGCCAAGACCCGCGACATCACCGGTGGTCTGCCGCGTGTCGCGGAACTGTTCGAAGCCCGCCGGCCGAAGGACGCCGCGATTATCGCCGAGGTCTCGGGCGTCGTGCGCTTCGGCAAGGACTACAAGCAGAAGCGTCGCCTCACGATCGAGCCTTTCGAGGCCGAGCTCGATGCGGCCGAGTACCTCATCCCGAAGGGCAAGCACATCCACTTGCAGGACGGCGACGAGGTGCAGAAGGGCGACTTCATCGTCGACGGCAATCCGGCGCCGCACGACATCCTGGCGATCAAGGGCGTGGAGGAGCTTGCCGCTTACCTCGTCAACGAGATCCAGGAGGTCTACCGGCTGCAGGGCGTCGTCATCAACGACAAGCATATCGAGGTGATCGTTCGCCAGATGCTGCAGAAGGTCGAGGTCACCGATCCCGGCGACACCGATCTGATCCAGGGCGATCAGGTCGACCAGACCGAGCTCGAGGAAGCCAACGAGGCGATCAAGGACGACAAGAACAAGAAGCCGGCCTCCGGCGTGCCTGTTCTGCTCGGCATCACCAAGGCCTCGCTGCAGACCCGGTCGTTCATCTCGGCGGCGTCGTTCCAGGAAACCACCCGCGTGCTCACGGAAGCTGCCGTCAACGGCAAGTCCGACACGCTGGAGGGCCTGAAGGAGAACGTCATCGTCGGCCGCCTGATCCCGGCGGGAACCGGTGCGACGATGAGCCGGATCCGCGAGATCGCCACCAAGCGCGACGATCTGATCCTCGACGAGAAGCAGAAGAGCGCCAGCGCCAGCGTCCAGGCGGGTGCCGCGCCGGCCGAGCTTGCCGCGATCGAAGCGCCGCAGAGCTGA
- the rplJ gene encoding 50S ribosomal protein L10: protein MDRAEKKELVGSLKEVFQTSSVVVVAHYSGLTVAQMQDLRRKMKAQGASVKVAKNRLAKIALEGTDVASIGALLTGPTILAVSHDPVAAPKVAVEFAKAHDKFVVLGGAMGKTALNPDAVKALATLPSLDELRAKIVGLIQAPATKIAQLSTAPAAKLARVFGAYANRDKAA from the coding sequence GTGGATCGCGCGGAAAAGAAAGAGCTCGTCGGCTCGCTCAAGGAGGTCTTCCAGACCTCGAGCGTTGTCGTCGTCGCTCACTATTCCGGCCTCACAGTCGCGCAGATGCAGGACCTCCGTCGCAAGATGAAGGCCCAGGGCGCGTCGGTGAAGGTCGCAAAAAACCGCCTCGCGAAGATCGCTCTCGAAGGCACGGACGTCGCGTCCATTGGAGCCCTGTTGACGGGCCCCACGATCCTGGCGGTCAGCCATGATCCGGTCGCGGCACCGAAGGTCGCCGTCGAATTCGCCAAGGCTCACGACAAGTTCGTGGTCCTCGGTGGTGCGATGGGTAAGACCGCTCTGAACCCCGACGCAGTGAAGGCGCTCGCCACACTGCCGTCGCTCGACGAACTGCGCGCCAAGATCGTGGGCCTCATCCAGGCTCCCGCGACCAAGATCGCCCAGCTCTCGACCGCGCCTGCTGCCAAGCTTGCGCGTGTGTTCGGCGCTTATGCCAATCGAGACAAGGCTGCGTGA
- the rpsL gene encoding 30S ribosomal protein S12 has protein sequence MPTVNQLIRKPRQPRTYREKSRHMEGCPQKRGVCTRVYTTTPKKPNSALRKVAKVRLTNGFEVIGYIPGEGHNLQEHSVVMIRGGRVKDLPGVRYHILRGVLDTQGVKNRKQRRSKYGAKRPK, from the coding sequence ATGCCGACCGTCAACCAGCTGATCCGCAAGCCGCGTCAGCCGCGCACCTACCGCGAGAAGTCCCGCCACATGGAGGGCTGCCCGCAGAAGCGTGGTGTTTGCACACGCGTCTATACGACGACCCCGAAGAAGCCGAACTCGGCGCTCCGCAAGGTCGCCAAGGTGCGTCTTACCAACGGCTTCGAGGTCATTGGTTATATTCCGGGTGAAGGCCACAACCTTCAGGAACACTCGGTCGTCATGATCCGTGGCGGTCGCGTCAAGGATCTTCCCGGCGTCCGCTATCACATCCTGCGCGGTGTGCTCGATACGCAGGGCGTGAAGAACCGCAAGCAGCGCCGTTCGAAATACGGCGCCAAGCGTCCGAAGTGA
- the rplL gene encoding 50S ribosomal protein L7/L12 codes for MADLAKIVEELSSLTVLEAADLAKMLEEKWGVSAAAAVAVAAAPAGGAAAAVEEQTEFTVLLAAVGDKKIEVIKEVRAITGLGLKEAKDLVEAAPKAVKEGVTKDEGEKLKKQLEAAGAKVELK; via the coding sequence ATGGCTGATCTCGCCAAAATCGTCGAAGAACTCTCGTCGCTGACCGTCCTCGAGGCGGCTGACCTCGCCAAGATGCTCGAAGAAAAGTGGGGCGTCTCGGCCGCCGCCGCCGTTGCGGTTGCCGCTGCTCCGGCTGGTGGCGCTGCCGCCGCCGTCGAAGAGCAGACCGAGTTCACCGTGCTTCTTGCCGCCGTCGGCGACAAGAAGATCGAGGTGATCAAGGAAGTCCGCGCCATCACGGGCCTCGGCCTGAAGGAAGCCAAGGACCTGGTCGAAGCCGCTCCGAAGGCCGTCAAGGAAGGCGTGACCAAGGACGAAGGCGAAAAGCTGAAGAAGCAGCTGGAAGCCGCCGGCGCCAAAGTCGAATTGAAGTGA
- the rpoB gene encoding DNA-directed RNA polymerase subunit beta, whose product MAQTFTGRKRFRKFFGKIREVATMPNLIEVQKSSYDQFLMVEEPRGGRLDEGLQAVFKSVFPITDFSGSAMLEFVKYEFEPPKYDVDECRQRGMTFAAPLKVTLRLIVFDVDADTGAKSVKDIKEQDVYMGDIPLMTSNGTFIVNGTERVIVSQMHRSPGVFFDHDKGKTHSSGKLLFAARIIPYRGSWLDIEFDAKDIVFARIDRRRKIPVTSLLYALGMDNEEILSTFYNHITVSKDKKDGWRMPYDPARMRGYKTTTDLIDADSGEVVLEAGKKLAVRDAKKLAEKGLKALRMTAEELSGRYLAEDMVNMKTGEIYAEAGDEITEKMLKMLVAEGYHDIETLDIDHITIGGYIRNTLVGDKNMTREDALFDIYRVMRPGEPPTVDTAEAMFHSLFFDSERYDLSAVGRVKMNMRLDLTAEDTVRILRKDDILAVVKTLVELRDGKGEIDDIDHLGNRRVRSVGELMENQYRVGLLRMERAIKERMSSVEIDTVMPQDLINAKPAAAAVREFFGSSQLSQFMDQTNPLSEITHKRRLSALGPGGLSRERAGFEVRDVHPTHYGRICPIETPEGPNIGLINSLATFARVNKYGFIETPYRKVRDGRVTDEVIYLSAMEEGKYAVAQANAPIDKSGKFVEDLIICRQAGEVLLLPVDRVDFMDVSPKQLVSVAAALIPFLENDDANRALMGSNMQRQAVPLVKADAPFVGTGMEAVVARDSGAAIAARRTGVVDQVDATRIVIRATEDLDPTKSGVDIYRLMKFQRSNQNTCINQRPLVRVGDIVKKGEILADGPSTDLGDLALGRNVLVAFMPWNGYNFEDSILLSERIVKEDVFTSIHIEEFEVMARDTKLGPEEITRDIPNVSEEALKNLDEAGIVYIGAEMQPGDILVGKITPKGESPMTPEEKLLRAIFGEKASDVRDTSLRVPPGVTGTVVEVRVFNRHGVDKDERAQAIEREEIERLAKDRDDEQAILDRNVYGRLAEVLENKTGIAGPKGFKKDTVLTRDIITEFPRGQWWAFGVADDALMAEIEAMRKQYDESKRRLEQRFLDKVEKLQRGDELPPGVMKMVKVFVAVKRKIQPGDKMAGRHGNKGVVSRIVPLEDMPFLEDGTAVDIVLNPLGVPSRMNVGQILETHLGWAAAGLGKMVGQAYDAYMKSRDVKPLKETFAKIYGDDPQITVLDEPNLVELARNTRRGVHFATPVFDGAKEADIEKMLDTAGLNHSGQVKLFDGKTGESFDRQVTVGYIYMLKLHHLVDDKIHARSIGPYSLVTQQPLGGKAQFGGQRFGEMEVWALEAYGAAYTLQEMLTVKSDDVAGRTKVYEAIVRGDDTFEAGIPESFNVLVKEMRSLGLNVELAATKPQRGAGSDDVGRQAAE is encoded by the coding sequence ATGGCTCAGACCTTCACCGGCCGCAAGCGGTTCCGCAAGTTCTTCGGTAAAATCAGGGAAGTCGCGACGATGCCGAACCTCATCGAGGTTCAGAAATCGTCATACGACCAGTTCCTGATGGTCGAGGAACCGCGAGGCGGACGCCTCGACGAGGGGCTGCAGGCGGTCTTCAAATCGGTGTTTCCGATCACCGATTTCTCCGGCAGCGCCATGCTGGAGTTCGTGAAATACGAGTTCGAGCCGCCGAAATACGACGTTGACGAGTGCCGCCAGCGCGGCATGACCTTTGCCGCGCCCTTGAAGGTGACGCTGCGCCTGATCGTGTTCGATGTGGACGCCGACACCGGCGCCAAGTCGGTCAAGGACATCAAGGAACAGGACGTCTACATGGGCGATATCCCGCTCATGACCTCGAACGGCACCTTCATCGTCAACGGCACCGAGCGCGTCATCGTCTCGCAGATGCACCGTTCGCCGGGCGTGTTCTTCGATCACGACAAGGGCAAGACCCACTCCTCGGGCAAGCTCCTGTTCGCCGCCCGCATCATTCCCTATCGCGGCTCCTGGCTCGACATCGAGTTCGACGCCAAGGACATCGTCTTCGCGCGTATCGACCGCCGCCGGAAGATCCCGGTGACGTCGCTGCTCTATGCGCTCGGCATGGACAATGAAGAGATCCTGTCGACCTTCTACAACCACATCACGGTTTCGAAGGACAAGAAGGACGGCTGGCGGATGCCTTACGACCCGGCGCGTATGCGCGGGTACAAGACGACCACCGACCTGATCGACGCCGACAGTGGCGAAGTCGTGCTGGAAGCCGGCAAGAAGCTCGCCGTGCGCGATGCCAAGAAGCTGGCCGAAAAGGGCCTGAAGGCGCTCCGCATGACCGCGGAAGAGCTGTCCGGCCGCTACCTCGCCGAAGACATGGTCAACATGAAGACCGGTGAGATCTATGCCGAGGCCGGCGACGAGATCACCGAGAAGATGCTGAAGATGCTGGTGGCCGAGGGCTATCACGACATCGAGACGCTCGACATCGACCACATCACCATTGGCGGCTATATCCGCAACACGCTGGTCGGCGACAAGAACATGACGCGCGAAGACGCGCTGTTCGACATCTACCGGGTGATGCGCCCGGGCGAGCCGCCGACGGTGGACACCGCGGAAGCGATGTTCCATTCGCTGTTCTTCGACAGTGAGCGCTACGACCTGTCAGCGGTCGGCCGCGTCAAGATGAACATGCGCCTCGACCTGACCGCCGAGGACACCGTGCGCATCCTGCGCAAGGACGACATCCTGGCGGTGGTCAAGACGCTGGTCGAACTGCGCGACGGCAAGGGCGAGATCGACGATATCGACCACCTCGGCAACCGCCGGGTGCGTTCGGTCGGCGAGCTCATGGAGAACCAGTACCGCGTCGGTCTGCTGCGCATGGAGCGGGCGATCAAGGAGCGCATGTCGTCGGTCGAGATCGACACCGTCATGCCGCAGGACCTGATCAACGCCAAGCCGGCGGCTGCCGCCGTGCGCGAGTTCTTCGGTTCCTCGCAGCTCTCGCAGTTCATGGACCAGACCAATCCGTTGTCGGAGATCACCCACAAGCGCCGCCTGTCGGCGCTTGGACCGGGCGGTCTGTCGCGCGAGCGTGCCGGCTTCGAGGTGCGCGACGTGCACCCGACGCATTACGGCCGCATCTGCCCGATCGAGACGCCGGAAGGCCCGAATATCGGTCTGATCAACTCGCTCGCGACCTTTGCGCGCGTCAACAAATACGGCTTCATCGAAACGCCCTACCGCAAGGTGCGTGACGGCCGGGTCACCGACGAGGTGATCTATCTGTCGGCCATGGAAGAGGGCAAATATGCCGTCGCCCAGGCCAACGCGCCGATCGACAAGTCGGGCAAGTTCGTCGAGGACCTGATCATCTGCCGCCAGGCCGGTGAAGTCCTGCTGCTGCCGGTCGATCGCGTCGACTTCATGGACGTGTCGCCGAAGCAGCTGGTGTCGGTCGCCGCCGCGCTCATCCCGTTCCTCGAGAACGATGACGCCAACCGCGCTCTGATGGGCTCGAACATGCAGCGCCAGGCCGTGCCGCTGGTGAAGGCGGATGCGCCCTTCGTCGGCACCGGCATGGAAGCGGTGGTGGCCCGCGATTCGGGAGCGGCGATCGCCGCCCGCCGGACCGGCGTGGTCGACCAGGTCGATGCGACCCGTATCGTTATCCGCGCGACCGAAGATCTCGATCCGACCAAGTCGGGCGTCGACATCTACCGGCTGATGAAGTTCCAGCGTTCCAACCAGAACACCTGCATCAACCAGCGTCCGCTGGTGCGTGTCGGCGACATCGTCAAGAAGGGTGAGATCCTGGCCGACGGCCCGTCCACCGATCTCGGCGATCTGGCGCTCGGCCGCAACGTGCTCGTCGCGTTCATGCCGTGGAACGGCTACAACTTCGAGGACTCGATCCTGCTGTCCGAGCGGATCGTCAAGGAAGACGTGTTCACCTCGATCCATATCGAGGAGTTCGAGGTCATGGCCCGCGACACCAAGCTGGGCCCTGAGGAAATCACGCGCGACATTCCGAACGTGTCGGAAGAGGCGCTGAAGAACCTCGACGAGGCCGGCATCGTCTATATCGGCGCGGAAATGCAGCCGGGCGACATCCTGGTCGGCAAGATCACGCCGAAGGGCGAAAGCCCGATGACGCCGGAAGAGAAGCTCCTGCGGGCGATCTTCGGTGAAAAGGCCTCGGATGTGCGCGACACCTCGCTGCGCGTGCCCCCGGGTGTCACCGGCACGGTCGTCGAAGTCCGCGTGTTCAACCGTCATGGCGTCGACAAGGACGAGCGCGCCCAGGCGATCGAGCGCGAGGAGATCGAACGGCTCGCCAAGGACCGCGACGACGAGCAGGCGATCCTCGACCGCAACGTCTACGGCCGCCTGGCCGAAGTCCTGGAGAACAAGACCGGCATCGCCGGGCCGAAGGGCTTCAAGAAGGACACCGTGCTGACCCGCGACATCATCACGGAATTCCCCCGTGGTCAGTGGTGGGCCTTCGGCGTCGCCGACGATGCGCTGATGGCCGAAATCGAGGCCATGCGGAAGCAGTACGACGAATCGAAGCGCCGCCTCGAGCAGCGCTTCCTCGACAAGGTCGAAAAGCTCCAGCGCGGCGACGAACTGCCGCCGGGCGTCATGAAGATGGTCAAGGTCTTCGTGGCGGTGAAGCGCAAGATCCAGCCGGGCGACAAGATGGCCGGCCGGCACGGCAACAAGGGTGTCGTGTCGCGGATCGTGCCGCTGGAGGACATGCCGTTCCTCGAGGACGGCACGGCGGTCGACATCGTGCTGAACCCGCTCGGCGTGCCGAGCCGCATGAATGTCGGTCAGATCCTGGAGACCCATCTGGGCTGGGCCGCGGCCGGTCTCGGCAAGATGGTCGGACAGGCCTACGACGCCTATATGAAGTCGAGGGACGTCAAGCCGCTGAAGGAAACCTTCGCCAAGATCTATGGCGACGACCCGCAGATCACCGTGCTGGACGAGCCGAACCTGGTGGAACTCGCGCGCAATACGCGTCGCGGCGTTCATTTCGCCACGCCGGTCTTCGACGGCGCCAAGGAAGCCGACATCGAGAAGATGCTGGATACCGCCGGCCTGAACCATTCCGGTCAGGTGAAGCTGTTCGACGGCAAGACCGGCGAGAGCTTCGATCGTCAGGTGACGGTCGGCTATATCTACATGCTGAAGCTGCACCACCTCGTGGACGACAAGATCCACGCCCGTTCCATCGGTCCCTACTCGCTCGTCACCCAGCAGCCGCTGGGCGGCAAGGCGCAGTTCGGCGGCCAGCGCTTCGGCGAAATGGAAGTCTGGGCGCTCGAGGCCTATGGCGCGGCCTATACGCTGCAGGAGATGCTGACGGTGAAGTCGGACGATGTCGCCGGCCGCACCAAGGTCTACGAGGCGATCGTCCGGGGCGACGACACCTTCGAGGCCGGTATCCCCGAAAGCTTCAACGTGCTGGTCAAGGAAATGCGGTCACTCGGCCTCAATGTCGAACTGGCGGCCACCAAGCCGCAGCGGGGCGCAGGCTCCGACGACGTTGGCCGGCAGGCCGCCGAGTAA
- the rplA gene encoding 50S ribosomal protein L1, with translation MSGKRFRKAVEGIDASKTYAIDEAVKLIKERATAKFDETVEIAMNLGVDPRHADQMVRGVCNLPNGSGRTLRVAVFARGPKAEEALKAGADIVGAEDLVEIVQSGKIEFDRCIATPDMMGLVGRLGKVLGPRGMMPNPKVGTVTMDVTSAVKASKGGAVEFRVEKAGIIHSAVGKASFDQSKLIENIKAFADAVVKAKPTGAKGTYVQRIAISSTMGPGVKVDAASVLNG, from the coding sequence ATGAGCGGCAAGCGTTTTCGTAAAGCTGTCGAAGGTATCGACGCCAGCAAGACCTACGCCATCGACGAAGCGGTGAAGCTCATCAAGGAGCGCGCCACCGCCAAGTTCGACGAGACTGTCGAGATCGCGATGAATCTCGGCGTCGATCCCCGCCATGCCGACCAGATGGTTCGCGGCGTGTGCAACCTGCCGAACGGCTCCGGCCGGACGCTGCGGGTTGCCGTGTTCGCGCGCGGTCCGAAGGCCGAAGAGGCCCTCAAGGCCGGTGCCGATATCGTCGGTGCCGAGGATCTGGTCGAGATCGTCCAGAGCGGCAAGATCGAGTTCGATCGCTGCATCGCGACGCCCGACATGATGGGTCTGGTCGGTCGCCTCGGCAAGGTGCTCGGCCCGCGCGGCATGATGCCGAATCCGAAGGTCGGAACCGTCACCATGGACGTGACCAGCGCGGTGAAGGCCTCCAAGGGCGGCGCCGTCGAGTTCCGCGTCGAGAAGGCCGGCATCATCCACTCGGCGGTCGGCAAGGCCTCGTTCGATCAGTCGAAGCTGATCGAGAACATCAAGGCCTTCGCTGACGCAGTTGTGAAGGCCAAGCCGACCGGCGCGAAAGGCACCTATGTTCAGAGGATCGCGATTTCCTCGACCATGGGTCCGGGCGTGAAAGTCGATGCGGCTAGCGTTCTGAACGGCTGA